In Chryseobacterium lactis, a single genomic region encodes these proteins:
- a CDS encoding type IA DNA topoisomerase yields the protein MKAVIAEKPSVAREIAALLGATEKNEGFLKGNGYIVTWAIGHLISLGMPSEYGITGFQKDNLPILPDPFLLTVRKVKKEKGYLDDPSAVRQLKIIETIFEQCDSIIVATDAGREGELIFRYIYNYLNCKKPFERLWISSLTEKAIDQGFANLKPGTDFDGLFFAAQARSRADWLVGINSTQALSLQAGNGIYSLGRVQTPTLSLICKRYIDNKNFKIETYWQLELKYLKDGLYFSSISKEKWDDKEKATEVLKSIERLGSSIVNSVDKRNSNEQPPLLFDLTSLQKEANRKLDLTAEETLSIAQSLYEQKFITYPRTGSKYISNDIWPEIPDLVRALENRVGYKERINNVKWGRFNKRIVNDLKVTDHHALLITDKIPSALSSKENAIYDMIAIRLLESICYQCTKEITEVKLESLHFEFILKGARVIDPGWRSIQNLFKNEDNDEEVLLDIPTLKEGDSLSVNEANILEKKTRPPVLYTEAGLLSAMENAGKQIENEEERKSLNNIGIGTPATRAAIIEVLFDRNYIVREKKNLVPTKKGIQVYELVKEKKIADVAMTAQWELALQKIENNELNANLFQNEMEAYAKEITTELLSTEFVPNTLQLKCPKCKTHNLIFNEHVVKCPDKNCEWIQFKKVCEVALSDKEMENLITKKRTSLLKGMKSRSGNKFDAYIILDENGKTSFEFDKKKKKNK from the coding sequence ATGAAAGCAGTAATAGCTGAAAAACCAAGCGTTGCGCGAGAAATTGCAGCACTTTTGGGAGCAACAGAAAAAAATGAAGGTTTTTTAAAAGGTAATGGCTATATCGTTACCTGGGCAATAGGTCATTTAATTTCTTTGGGAATGCCTTCGGAATATGGTATTACCGGATTTCAAAAAGACAACTTACCAATATTGCCAGATCCATTCTTACTTACAGTAAGAAAAGTCAAAAAAGAAAAAGGTTATCTTGACGATCCCAGTGCAGTTAGGCAATTAAAAATAATAGAAACTATTTTTGAACAATGTGACAGCATAATTGTTGCAACTGACGCTGGTAGAGAAGGTGAACTAATATTTAGATATATCTATAATTATTTGAATTGTAAAAAACCTTTTGAGCGACTATGGATTAGCTCATTAACAGAAAAAGCTATTGACCAAGGTTTTGCCAATCTAAAGCCAGGAACCGATTTCGATGGATTATTTTTTGCTGCCCAAGCCAGAAGCCGTGCGGATTGGCTTGTGGGAATAAATTCAACTCAGGCATTATCTTTACAAGCTGGAAATGGAATTTATTCTCTAGGAAGAGTGCAAACACCAACTCTGAGCTTAATTTGTAAGAGGTACATTGACAATAAAAATTTTAAAATTGAAACCTATTGGCAATTGGAACTCAAATATTTAAAAGATGGACTCTATTTCTCCAGTATATCGAAGGAAAAATGGGATGATAAAGAAAAAGCTACCGAAGTATTAAAATCGATTGAGCGTTTAGGAAGTTCTATTGTTAATTCAGTCGATAAACGTAATTCAAACGAACAGCCACCTCTACTATTCGATTTAACTTCTTTACAAAAAGAAGCTAATAGGAAATTAGATCTTACTGCCGAAGAGACTTTATCAATTGCACAAAGCTTATATGAGCAGAAATTCATTACATATCCCCGAACAGGCAGTAAATATATATCTAATGACATTTGGCCGGAGATCCCTGATCTAGTCAGAGCTTTGGAGAATCGCGTTGGTTATAAAGAGCGGATAAACAATGTAAAATGGGGCCGATTCAATAAAAGAATTGTGAATGACCTTAAAGTTACAGATCATCATGCATTATTGATAACAGATAAAATTCCTTCAGCCCTATCGAGTAAGGAAAATGCTATCTATGATATGATTGCTATTAGGCTTCTTGAATCAATATGCTACCAATGTACAAAAGAAATTACTGAAGTTAAGCTGGAATCACTGCACTTTGAATTTATTCTGAAAGGAGCCCGTGTGATTGATCCGGGATGGAGATCTATACAAAACCTCTTTAAAAATGAGGACAATGATGAAGAGGTATTATTGGATATACCAACATTAAAAGAGGGTGATTCACTCAGCGTTAATGAGGCAAATATATTAGAAAAAAAGACCCGTCCGCCAGTTCTTTACACTGAGGCAGGTCTCCTATCGGCAATGGAAAATGCAGGGAAGCAAATTGAAAATGAAGAAGAGCGTAAATCACTTAATAATATTGGGATTGGAACGCCAGCCACTCGCGCAGCTATCATTGAAGTTTTGTTTGATCGAAATTATATTGTCCGGGAGAAAAAAAATCTAGTTCCAACCAAAAAGGGAATTCAGGTTTATGAACTCGTAAAAGAAAAGAAAATAGCCGATGTCGCTATGACTGCGCAATGGGAGCTTGCTCTTCAGAAGATAGAAAATAATGAGTTAAATGCTAATCTATTTCAAAATGAAATGGAAGCCTATGCTAAAGAAATTACCACAGAACTTCTATCTACTGAGTTTGTACCAAATACATTGCAATTAAAATGTCCAAAATGCAAAACTCATAATTTAATCTTTAATGAACATGTAGTAAAATGTCCAGATAAGAACTGTGAATGGATTCAGTTTAAGAAGGTCTGTGAGGTTGCCCTAAGTGATAAGGAAATGGAAAACTTAATTACCAAAAAAAGGACATCACTTTTGAAAGGCATGAAAAGTAGATCAGGAAATAAGTTTGATGCATACATTATACTTGACGAAAATGGTAAAACTTCATTTGAATTTGATAAAAAAAAGAAAAAAAATAAGTGA
- a CDS encoding MauE/DoxX family redox-associated membrane protein produces MQKKRIFTEIVVVLLVILFLYTGVSKFVDFKGFTYDLNNQPFPNSLTPLLRWLIPITEISIVIALLFEKARLIGLYASLFLMSLFTIYTALVLFHVFEYVPCSCGGVIKNLTWPQHLIFNLFFVVITSLAIRVNKKNLSDHLLYNQLQ; encoded by the coding sequence ATGCAAAAAAAGAGAATTTTTACGGAGATAGTAGTTGTATTATTGGTCATTTTGTTCCTCTATACTGGTGTAAGCAAATTTGTTGATTTTAAGGGGTTTACTTATGATTTAAATAATCAGCCCTTTCCGAATAGCTTAACACCATTGTTAAGGTGGTTAATACCAATAACTGAAATTTCAATTGTAATTGCTCTATTATTTGAAAAAGCCAGATTGATAGGTTTATATGCATCATTGTTTTTGATGAGCTTATTTACAATTTATACAGCGCTAGTTCTATTTCATGTTTTTGAGTATGTGCCGTGTTCATGTGGAGGCGTCATAAAAAATCTAACATGGCCACAACATTTAATTTTTAACCTTTTTTTCGTTGTGATCACTTCACTCGCTATTCGAGTAAACAAGAAAAACTTGTCAGATCATTTACTTTATAACCAGTTACAATAA
- a CDS encoding DUF6520 family protein, producing MKNFKLLLGAAVVFAVGSAFTASNKAYAGEYVLIAPNTYELKTNRPAGECREMPSQICDYTKINPSGSNTDPNNFTPNTRNAQWVEGED from the coding sequence ATGAAAAATTTTAAATTATTATTAGGTGCGGCAGTAGTATTTGCCGTTGGAAGCGCTTTTACTGCTAGCAACAAAGCTTATGCAGGAGAATATGTTTTAATCGCTCCTAATACTTATGAGCTTAAAACAAATCGACCTGCCGGAGAATGCCGAGAAATGCCAAGTCAAATTTGTGATTATACCAAAATTAATCCATCTGGCAGTAATACAGATCCAAATAACTTCACCCCTAATACGAGAAATGCCCAATGGGTTGAAGGTGAGGACTAA
- a CDS encoding DUF6520 family protein — protein MKNFKLLLGAAVVFAVGSAFTASNKAAGEYVLIGSTYQLKSSRPSGDCVTQSSQTCDYTKINPSGSNTDPNNFQPYHTNARWVEE, from the coding sequence ATGAAAAATTTTAAATTATTATTAGGTGCGGCAGTAGTATTTGCCGTTGGAAGCGCATTTACTGCAAGTAATAAAGCTGCTGGAGAATATGTGCTAATTGGTTCTACTTACCAATTAAAATCAAGTAGACCTTCGGGGGATTGTGTAACTCAGTCTAGTCAAACCTGTGATTACACTAAAATCAATCCGTCCGGTAGTAATACCGATCCTAATAATTTCCAACCTTATCACACAAATGCTAGATGGGTTGAAGAATAG
- a CDS encoding TlpA family protein disulfide reductase: protein MKMIVKFIILGILLVNYANARTIQTNSKGGNKVAYLRIIINDLTKKNNIKLAYWDNGWGANSGVNNKNLTSNSGERIKIEFKNNESFLYADLSVENGQTIFNNYIIEPGDDLTFNIERNIITVTGKGKEKYELFFDIQKDLKKLSVQTLDSVRKLEKIYGYEYFALRKTDITSYERRFDNAFVSLENSKLTALGALEKYRDKLSKSIYSLLKANITFKYKNDYQQAYIFYTSEANAQNKEFADSCINKLKKIYSENLLKFDQKFDRDILLYSDYYYDFILTGLRKKDFPPPQAVAFLRKDFSGLFQDRLLTSYLLVKKLQSDKYSDIIIEVTNSVKTPYCIDLLTKYRDSSLAGSLAYNFSLQDTLGNVVKQSDFLGKVLLIDFYFTGCTNCRILNDQMTEIYNIYKDNPKIKFINISIDKSKYEWIKSVRSLEYSHRGSLNLYTNGNGSEEKLISHYNIRGYPTVLIIDKLGKIASLNPPRPYDEKNRMNLIQLINSLL from the coding sequence ATGAAAATGATAGTCAAATTTATAATATTAGGCATTCTTTTGGTAAATTATGCTAATGCTCGAACTATTCAAACAAATTCGAAAGGCGGCAATAAAGTGGCATATTTAAGAATTATCATAAATGACTTAACTAAAAAAAATAATATCAAATTAGCTTATTGGGATAACGGATGGGGTGCTAATTCAGGTGTTAATAATAAAAATTTAACTTCCAACTCTGGAGAAAGAATAAAAATTGAATTTAAGAACAATGAATCATTTTTGTATGCTGATTTATCTGTAGAAAATGGGCAGACAATATTTAATAATTATATAATTGAACCTGGTGATGATTTAACTTTTAATATTGAAAGGAACATTATTACTGTTACCGGAAAGGGTAAAGAGAAATATGAACTCTTTTTTGATATCCAAAAAGATTTAAAAAAATTGTCCGTTCAAACTTTAGATTCGGTTCGAAAGTTAGAGAAAATATATGGTTATGAATACTTTGCTTTAAGAAAAACTGATATTACAAGCTATGAAAGAAGGTTTGATAATGCTTTTGTCTCATTAGAAAATTCTAAGTTGACGGCTTTAGGTGCATTGGAAAAATACCGAGATAAATTATCTAAATCAATTTATTCATTACTAAAGGCTAATATAACGTTCAAGTATAAAAATGACTACCAACAAGCTTATATCTTTTATACTTCCGAAGCTAATGCTCAAAATAAAGAATTTGCTGATTCTTGTATAAATAAACTAAAGAAGATTTACTCTGAAAATTTATTAAAATTCGACCAAAAATTTGACAGAGATATTCTTCTGTATTCCGACTATTACTACGATTTTATATTAACTGGTTTACGGAAAAAAGACTTCCCTCCACCTCAGGCAGTTGCATTTCTTAGAAAGGATTTTAGCGGACTATTTCAGGATAGGTTGTTAACCTCATATTTACTTGTTAAAAAATTACAATCTGACAAATATTCTGATATTATTATTGAAGTTACAAATTCAGTTAAAACACCTTACTGTATTGACTTATTAACAAAATATCGCGATAGTTCTTTGGCAGGAAGCTTAGCATATAATTTTTCTTTGCAGGATACTCTAGGAAACGTCGTAAAACAAAGTGATTTTTTAGGAAAAGTTTTGTTGATAGATTTTTATTTTACAGGCTGCACAAATTGCCGTATTCTTAACGATCAAATGACTGAAATATATAATATCTATAAAGATAATCCTAAAATAAAATTTATTAATATTAGTATCGACAAGAGTAAATATGAGTGGATTAAATCTGTGCGAAGTTTAGAATATTCGCATCGAGGAAGTTTAAACTTATATACTAACGGAAATGGTTCAGAAGAAAAACTTATTAGTCATTATAATATACGTGGATATCCAACAGTATTAATTATAGATAAGTTGGGAAAGATTGCAAGTTTAAATCCGCCTAGACCATATGATGAAAAAAATAGGATGAATTTAATTCAATTAATAAACTCACTTCTTTAA
- a CDS encoding RagB/SusD family nutrient uptake outer membrane protein: protein MKNIIIYAICTFILVGCKKQDEWLEKKSNKSDIIPSTVEDFQALLDNTDVMNTKYPAIGLIGADNSYILDQTAISGGTLQERNAYKWSSDIYEGELFAPDWTYPYQVIEYSNVVLDGIEKIKNINDTRIPEVKGTALFFRAFAYYQLAQLYAKQYNESTADSDLGLPLKLNSDVNDLPNRSTLKETYDRIINDLIEAESLLPLQVSYKTRPTKLAAESMLSKVYFNMQNYTKAKEFADIVLSKNSELIDFNTLSTTVNFPFPTVRGNNTEIIFYAQTISYTFNSRQELCVMKDLFDTYENEDLRKAIFFKKNTNGAINFGGRYTGAGALFCGIATNEIFLIRSESLARSGNFVEAMNDLNKLLKERWKKENGRSTYSNKTASNPTEALLLIINERRKELPFTANLRWEDLRRLNMDDKFAKKLTRNIGVNIYTLEANSPRYVFPIPPVEINFHPLTQNIR from the coding sequence ATGAAAAATATTATAATCTATGCAATATGTACATTTATCCTTGTTGGTTGTAAAAAGCAAGATGAATGGTTAGAGAAAAAATCAAATAAATCAGATATTATCCCATCTACCGTTGAAGATTTTCAGGCTTTACTAGATAATACTGATGTGATGAATACCAAATACCCTGCAATTGGATTAATTGGTGCTGACAATTCCTATATTTTAGATCAAACTGCCATCTCTGGTGGTACATTACAAGAAAGAAATGCATATAAGTGGTCAAGCGACATTTATGAGGGAGAGTTATTTGCTCCAGACTGGACTTATCCTTACCAAGTTATCGAATATTCTAATGTAGTACTTGATGGCATTGAAAAAATTAAAAATATTAATGATACTCGAATACCAGAAGTAAAAGGAACAGCATTATTTTTTAGAGCTTTTGCATATTATCAGTTAGCACAATTATATGCGAAACAATACAATGAAAGTACCGCAGATTCAGATCTAGGGCTTCCCCTTAAATTAAATTCCGATGTAAATGATTTGCCAAACCGTTCCACATTAAAAGAAACTTATGATAGAATTATTAATGATCTTATTGAAGCCGAATCTTTACTCCCTCTGCAAGTCAGTTACAAAACTCGGCCTACAAAATTAGCGGCAGAAAGCATGCTTTCAAAAGTATATTTTAATATGCAAAATTATACTAAGGCTAAAGAATTTGCAGATATTGTCCTTTCTAAAAATTCAGAACTTATTGATTTCAATACCTTAAGTACAACTGTGAATTTTCCATTTCCTACTGTTCGAGGTAATAATACTGAAATTATATTTTATGCACAAACTATTTCATATACTTTTAACAGTAGACAGGAATTATGTGTAATGAAAGATTTATTTGATACATATGAAAATGAAGATCTTCGTAAGGCAATTTTTTTCAAAAAAAATACCAATGGCGCAATTAACTTCGGTGGTAGATATACAGGAGCAGGCGCACTATTTTGTGGAATAGCTACAAACGAGATATTTTTGATTAGATCAGAATCATTGGCTAGATCGGGGAATTTTGTTGAAGCAATGAACGACTTAAACAAGCTTTTAAAAGAGAGGTGGAAAAAAGAAAATGGACGAAGTACATATTCAAATAAAACAGCTTCAAATCCTACTGAAGCTTTGTTATTAATAATTAATGAGCGCAGAAAAGAACTACCCTTTACTGCCAATTTAAGATGGGAAGATTTACGCCGTTTAAATATGGATGATAAATTTGCAAAAAAACTAACACGTAATATAGGCGTAAATATCTACACTCTAGAAGCCAATAGTCCAAGGTATGTATTCCCAATCCCTCCTGTAGAAATCAATTTTCATCCATTAACTCAAAATATTCGATAA